From one Desmospora activa DSM 45169 genomic stretch:
- a CDS encoding methyltransferase domain-containing protein, producing the protein MKQCKKKMAREFSRLAGRYDRRAVIQKRMAHQIMQTLTEQEVEAREIVEVGCGTGYLTQLLRDRFPDARLTVIDLSDKMVHFARQNVAEVKPDTSDIRFIVADAEAVEWEKERYDLIVSNATIQWFNQPRKTIATLVDALREEGFFLASTFGPDTWQELRKLYYEELREDGDLMAEWDFDCARSIPDWKQILLDAGITHPQSAVCWQRKEYQDCREFLGTVQYLGGAFVFGQDRFWELREPAVIRLMERYDRAYRQNGGVYATYQLVRLFGWKRDGLEREYCVDRV; encoded by the coding sequence GTGAAGCAGTGCAAAAAAAAGATGGCCCGTGAGTTTAGCCGGTTGGCGGGTCGATATGACCGTCGTGCTGTCATTCAAAAACGGATGGCCCATCAAATTATGCAGACCTTGACTGAACAAGAGGTAGAGGCGCGGGAAATTGTCGAGGTGGGCTGCGGTACCGGCTATCTTACCCAATTGCTGCGAGATCGATTTCCTGATGCACGGCTGACGGTGATTGACTTATCGGACAAAATGGTACACTTTGCTCGTCAAAACGTGGCGGAGGTGAAACCTGACACATCCGATATCCGTTTTATCGTGGCCGATGCAGAGGCGGTGGAGTGGGAGAAAGAGCGGTATGACTTAATTGTGTCCAATGCAACTATACAATGGTTCAACCAACCGCGAAAAACGATAGCAACCCTGGTGGATGCCCTTCGTGAGGAAGGCTTTTTCCTGGCTTCCACTTTTGGACCGGATACCTGGCAGGAATTGCGCAAACTTTATTACGAAGAATTGCGCGAAGATGGCGATTTGATGGCCGAGTGGGATTTCGACTGTGCGCGTTCCATCCCTGACTGGAAACAAATTCTTTTGGATGCGGGCATCACCCATCCACAGTCTGCTGTCTGTTGGCAGCGAAAAGAATACCAAGATTGTCGTGAATTTTTAGGGACCGTTCAATATCTCGGGGGTGCTTTTGTATTTGGTCAAGATCGCTTTTGGGAACTGCGCGAGCCAGCGGTGATTCGGCTAATGGAACGATATGATCGCGCTTATCGCCAGAATGGTGGGGTGTACGCCACCTATCAACTGGTGCGTCTGTTTGGATGGAAAAGGGACGGACTGGAGCGCGAGTATTGTGTCGATCGAGTTTGA
- a CDS encoding sigma 54-interacting transcriptional regulator, producing MKRLDQVRHALAEHGAAEATGLTAQEASRLLQLDRSTVSRYLNHLVKVKEVEKLPGRPVRFRMVKSALTSLEEWVYSPQNHPGKTIGNSAEINEALAALLYPPKGLPLLLEGETGTGKTHLVEQVVQLARKQEKFSPSQPFVTFNCSEYAQNPELLMGQLFGIRKGAFTGAASDRTGLVERADGGILFLDEIHRLPPAGQETLFHLIDQGVYRRLGETELERTASIRLIGATTEKPDEVLLPTLLRRFAVKLTLPPLKQRKQHEREKLVDAFFIEEARQMALDIRLDSRCRQAFVQYPCPGNIGQLKGDVQHACAQAFLRHLHQPSPAVSIRREDLPASVASVWKSHADSPSPIAPLRSDKGEKTVYSELLRKERELSARGWSRDERIRELKLMANRYLKQGPLPGSQHCRLENHDLQKVLSHLPQPLLQGQREALESLIHSLAVEGEQANRPFPETESLQEKYQQSAQAVAKAITAKNIPLPKDAWKEIAHLLSAFSESDSAPSDGVPVLIVTHGESTASSIAQVANALLGDERIYAVDMPLHQPASVAHQRVSDRIQALHGGKGVLLLVDIGSLTTMGEDISREHGISVHTLSNVTLSMVIHAARKARTPGWDAKKLAHSVRERFPEPISSLVPAHPRLVVGVLCPQGEGALTTLHDWVKQNLTGKYKEIEIWTSEWNPDQSESYREILYQWQQSGNLLAVVGTHSPPETCSDIPFFSAWELLQAEGIQRWNEQINRNRG from the coding sequence ATGAAACGATTGGACCAGGTGCGACACGCACTGGCCGAACACGGCGCGGCTGAGGCGACGGGATTGACCGCTCAGGAAGCGAGCCGACTACTTCAACTGGATCGTTCCACTGTCAGCCGTTATCTCAATCACCTGGTGAAAGTAAAGGAAGTGGAGAAATTACCGGGACGGCCCGTTCGCTTTCGCATGGTTAAATCGGCGTTAACATCGCTGGAAGAATGGGTCTATTCCCCACAGAATCATCCCGGCAAAACCATCGGCAACTCAGCCGAAATAAACGAGGCATTGGCCGCTCTCTTATACCCACCCAAAGGTTTACCGCTGTTGTTGGAGGGGGAAACCGGAACCGGTAAAACTCATCTGGTGGAACAAGTGGTACAATTGGCACGGAAACAAGAGAAATTCAGCCCTTCTCAGCCCTTTGTCACATTTAACTGTTCGGAGTACGCACAAAACCCTGAGCTGTTGATGGGGCAGTTATTCGGTATCCGCAAAGGGGCCTTCACCGGCGCCGCATCTGACAGAACCGGTTTGGTGGAACGAGCGGATGGAGGGATTTTATTTTTGGATGAAATCCATCGCCTCCCCCCTGCTGGACAAGAGACGTTGTTTCATCTGATCGATCAGGGCGTGTATCGGCGTCTGGGCGAAACTGAGCTGGAGCGAACAGCGTCCATTCGTCTGATTGGCGCCACCACTGAAAAGCCGGATGAAGTGTTGCTGCCTACATTGCTGCGCCGTTTTGCCGTCAAATTGACCCTTCCTCCTTTAAAACAAAGGAAGCAGCACGAACGGGAGAAACTGGTGGATGCTTTTTTTATCGAGGAAGCGCGACAGATGGCTTTAGACATCCGTTTAGATTCCCGTTGTCGTCAAGCGTTTGTTCAATATCCTTGTCCCGGTAATATCGGTCAACTAAAAGGAGATGTGCAGCATGCTTGTGCCCAGGCATTTTTGCGACATCTGCACCAGCCTTCCCCGGCCGTTTCAATCCGGCGGGAAGATCTGCCCGCATCCGTAGCTAGTGTGTGGAAATCCCACGCCGATTCCCCTTCTCCCATTGCACCACTTCGATCCGATAAAGGAGAAAAAACGGTATACAGTGAACTGTTGCGAAAGGAACGGGAACTGAGCGCTCGCGGATGGAGCCGTGATGAGCGCATCCGTGAACTGAAGCTGATGGCAAACCGCTACTTGAAACAGGGGCCGCTTCCCGGTAGCCAGCACTGTCGATTGGAGAACCATGATCTGCAAAAGGTGCTCTCCCATCTTCCGCAACCATTACTACAGGGGCAAAGAGAAGCCCTTGAAAGTCTGATCCATTCTCTCGCCGTCGAAGGGGAGCAAGCAAACCGCCCTTTTCCCGAAACAGAGTCGTTACAAGAAAAATATCAACAATCGGCCCAAGCCGTTGCCAAAGCGATCACCGCTAAAAACATCCCATTGCCAAAAGATGCCTGGAAAGAGATCGCCCACCTCTTATCCGCTTTCTCTGAGTCGGATTCAGCCCCGAGCGACGGAGTACCGGTCCTTATCGTCACCCATGGGGAATCGACCGCTTCATCGATCGCCCAGGTGGCCAATGCCTTACTGGGAGATGAACGGATATACGCCGTCGATATGCCCCTTCATCAACCCGCCTCTGTCGCCCATCAGCGTGTATCCGACCGCATCCAAGCACTCCATGGCGGAAAAGGAGTTTTATTGCTGGTAGATATCGGTTCCTTGACCACCATGGGGGAAGACATCAGCCGCGAGCACGGCATCTCGGTTCACACTTTGTCCAATGTGACGCTTTCCATGGTGATCCATGCCGCCCGCAAAGCCCGAACTCCCGGCTGGGATGCAAAAAAGCTGGCTCACTCCGTACGCGAACGCTTTCCGGAACCGATCAGTTCCCTCGTTCCCGCTCATCCTCGCCTAGTGGTAGGTGTGCTATGCCCCCAAGGCGAAGGAGCACTAACCACTTTACACGATTGGGTAAAGCAAAATCTAACGGGCAAATATAAAGAGATTGAAATATGGACAAGTGAATGGAATCCCGATCAAAGCGAGTCCTATCGTGAAATCCTGTATCAATGGCAACAGTCCGGCAACCTGCTCGCGGTAGTGGGCACCCATTCTCCACCGGAAACCTGTTCCGATATTCCCTTTTTTAGCGCTTGGGAGCTGTTACAAGCGGAGGGCATCCAGCGCTGGAATGAACAAATAAACAGAAACCGAGGCTGA
- a CDS encoding DUF421 domain-containing protein, which produces MNQLISEGWHYYGMITLRILTSIPLLLAITLFMGKRVVGEMPVFDFLIIITLGALVGTDITDPRLHHMPTIYAIMLVGLLQRIVSHWVISSRKVGRLFTFEPTVVVYKGKFLKQNMKKIRYPIDNILVMLREQKIFDLSEVELAILEPSGHLSVKKVPEKEAVTREEWGITGTQKNGVAFPVILEGEIQEAVLKYLGVDQTWIKQELTHKGVQSIDTVFFASVDARKRLSITLNSEPTISPPPFLH; this is translated from the coding sequence ATGAACCAATTAATTAGTGAGGGATGGCACTATTATGGAATGATCACTCTTCGCATACTGACGTCGATCCCTTTGCTGTTGGCGATTACACTGTTTATGGGCAAACGGGTCGTGGGAGAGATGCCCGTCTTTGATTTTTTGATCATCATCACATTGGGGGCGTTAGTGGGTACGGATATCACGGATCCACGGCTCCATCACATGCCGACAATATACGCCATCATGTTGGTTGGACTGTTGCAGCGTATTGTTTCCCATTGGGTGATCTCCTCCCGCAAGGTGGGTCGTTTATTTACGTTTGAACCTACCGTTGTTGTATACAAAGGAAAATTTCTTAAACAAAACATGAAAAAAATCCGCTACCCCATTGATAACATTCTGGTCATGTTGCGAGAGCAAAAGATTTTTGATCTGTCCGAAGTGGAGTTAGCCATTTTGGAACCCAGCGGTCATCTGTCGGTAAAAAAGGTACCTGAAAAAGAGGCGGTTACACGGGAAGAGTGGGGAATTACAGGCACCCAAAAAAACGGCGTTGCATTCCCTGTCATTTTGGAAGGAGAGATACAGGAAGCCGTATTAAAGTATTTAGGCGTGGATCAAACCTGGATCAAACAAGAGCTGACCCATAAGGGAGTCCAATCGATTGACACGGTTTTTTTCGCATCCGTCGATGCCCGCAAGCGTCTGTCCATCACCTTGAACAGCGAACCTACCATCTCCCCTCCCCCCTTCCTCCATTGA
- the rnz gene encoding ribonuclease Z, protein MEITFLGTGGGIPSKERNVASLALQWTERGGRIWLFDCGEGTQHQILQSAVRLPRVDRIFITHLHGDHIFGLPGLLGSRSFQGGDSPLTIHAPEGLRPFVETALQVSGTYLRYPIEWLELREESFTLEQGIQVEVGALSHRVPCYGFRIQEPHRSGRLDVERLQAEGIPPGPLYRQLKMGDRIQLPDGRIVDGRHYRKPDRPGRVVTVLGDTRPVVEAARLAHGADVLIHEATYREGREELAEKHGHSTSVQAARIARQAGVGRLLLTHISSRYSAAESKVLEAEARQQFAATDVMYDGQTVAVTSADGD, encoded by the coding sequence ATGGAAATTACGTTTTTAGGTACAGGTGGGGGCATCCCTTCTAAGGAGCGGAATGTAGCTTCACTTGCTTTACAATGGACAGAGCGTGGGGGGCGGATCTGGCTGTTTGATTGCGGAGAAGGAACACAACATCAAATTCTGCAATCAGCTGTACGTTTGCCGCGGGTGGATCGCATCTTTATCACCCATTTGCATGGCGATCATATTTTTGGTTTGCCCGGCCTTTTGGGCAGCCGTTCGTTTCAGGGGGGCGATTCCCCTTTGACCATACATGCCCCGGAAGGGTTGCGGCCATTTGTGGAAACAGCCCTGCAGGTTAGCGGCACCTACCTTCGTTATCCGATTGAATGGCTGGAATTGCGAGAGGAGAGTTTTACCCTGGAACAAGGGATTCAGGTGGAAGTGGGAGCCTTGTCCCACCGCGTTCCCTGTTACGGTTTTCGTATCCAGGAACCGCATCGGTCGGGACGCTTGGATGTAGAGCGGTTACAGGCGGAAGGAATTCCCCCAGGCCCCCTCTATCGACAGTTAAAAATGGGGGATCGCATTCAACTACCTGACGGGCGGATTGTCGATGGACGCCATTATCGAAAACCGGATCGGCCGGGGCGGGTGGTGACTGTGCTCGGGGACACCCGTCCTGTGGTGGAAGCTGCCCGTTTGGCTCATGGAGCGGATGTATTGATCCACGAAGCAACATATCGGGAGGGGCGGGAGGAATTGGCTGAAAAACATGGCCATTCCACCTCGGTGCAGGCGGCTCGGATTGCACGGCAGGCGGGAGTGGGGCGGTTGTTGTTGACCCATATCAGTTCCCGCTATTCTGCTGCCGAATCAAAGGTGCTTGAAGCAGAGGCGCGACAGCAGTTTGCGGCAACGGATGTGATGTACGACGGACAGACGGTAGCGGTGACATCGGCGGACGGGGACTAG
- a CDS encoding L,D-transpeptidase gives MPSIMVDLSDRRLYLMEGGRIIRSYPVGIGRILTQTPTGTYHIINKVPYPYSRPGGRLTPYGTMWMGLSRRGYGIHGTNRPASIGQRVSKGCIRMYNADVEDLARRVPIGTMVVIRE, from the coding sequence ATGCCCAGCATTATGGTGGATTTATCCGATCGCCGCTTATATTTGATGGAAGGGGGTCGCATCATCCGTTCATACCCCGTCGGGATTGGACGGATTTTGACGCAGACACCCACCGGCACTTATCACATTATCAACAAAGTTCCCTATCCATACAGCCGACCGGGGGGACGGCTCACTCCCTACGGTACGATGTGGATGGGGCTGTCACGGAGGGGTTATGGCATCCATGGAACCAATCGACCCGCTTCCATCGGGCAGCGGGTCTCCAAAGGATGTATTCGCATGTATAACGCCGACGTGGAAGATTTGGCCCGGCGGGTGCCGATTGGAACGATGGTAGTGATTCGTGAGTAA
- the speD gene encoding adenosylmethionine decarboxylase, whose amino-acid sequence MEYSTFGRHVAMDAWGVDFDLLNDASLLEKHMKAAAEKSGATVLSSQAKAFDPQGATVLVLLSESHISIHTYPEKGFAALDCYTCGYEVDPMVAIEYMLDVLKPTQAFPKVMHRGDGPIEVVQPEKQPVKSAI is encoded by the coding sequence ATGGAATATTCCACTTTCGGACGACATGTAGCCATGGATGCTTGGGGTGTCGATTTTGATCTGCTCAACGATGCCTCCCTGTTGGAGAAGCACATGAAAGCGGCAGCGGAAAAGAGCGGCGCTACCGTGCTTTCGTCCCAAGCCAAGGCCTTTGACCCACAAGGGGCGACCGTACTTGTTCTCTTGTCAGAAAGTCATATCTCGATTCATACCTACCCGGAAAAAGGTTTCGCTGCCCTGGATTGCTACACATGTGGCTACGAAGTCGATCCGATGGTCGCTATTGAGTACATGCTTGATGTTCTAAAACCGACACAAGCGTTTCCCAAGGTGATGCATCGTGGTGACGGTCCGATCGAGGTAGTCCAACCGGAAAAACAACCGGTAAAAAGTGCGATCTGA
- the ptsP gene encoding phosphoenolpyruvate--protein phosphotransferase, producing MINQSIQGIGAAAGMAIGQAVIWRKEETEVTVKTITDVDAEEKRLQEVVQTAREQLQALRQTTLERMGEEEAGIFDAHLAFLDDPSYIGEMKTRIHDQKKNAEAVCQQVTDEMAGMLASLDDEYMRARADDIRDVGGRLLLLLLGVEPFDPTRLEPGSVVVADELTPSDTAQFPPGIAGMVTARGSKTAHAAIMARTLGIPAVLGLGASLDEIKEGDTIILDGESGAVTLNPDDANRRQAEATIKQQQEIREQALSQANEDAYTADGKRVQVLANIGSPADVDAALQNGAEGVGLFRTEFLYLENDHWPTEEEQYQAYRKVLEAFADKPVVIRTLDIGGDKDLPYAKLPKEENPFLGHRAIRFCLANPDIFKTQLRALLRAGVHGDLWVMFPMVENLSEVRQAKSLLSECRQELELAGIEVAASIQIGIMIEVPAAAVNADQLAKEVDFMSIGTNDLTQYTLAADRGNELVAHLYDAAHPAVLRLVKKTCDAAHEAGIIAGMCGELAGDPKMTEILVGLGLHELSMSAGAIPEVKVSVRQVSSNEAHQLADEVLLAEDGDQVRAIAEKTNS from the coding sequence ATGATAAACCAATCGATACAGGGAATTGGAGCTGCCGCCGGCATGGCGATTGGACAAGCCGTGATATGGCGCAAGGAAGAGACGGAAGTAACTGTAAAAACGATCACAGATGTGGATGCGGAAGAAAAACGCTTACAAGAAGTGGTACAAACCGCACGTGAGCAGCTGCAAGCCTTACGGCAAACCACACTGGAACGGATGGGAGAAGAAGAAGCGGGAATTTTTGACGCTCATCTCGCTTTTCTGGATGACCCCTCTTATATCGGGGAGATGAAAACCCGCATCCATGATCAAAAAAAGAACGCGGAAGCCGTTTGTCAACAAGTAACCGATGAGATGGCCGGGATGTTGGCCAGCTTAGATGATGAATATATGCGGGCCCGTGCCGACGACATTCGCGATGTGGGCGGACGGTTGCTGCTGTTGCTGTTGGGTGTTGAGCCCTTTGATCCTACCCGTCTGGAACCCGGCAGTGTCGTGGTGGCCGATGAACTCACCCCCTCGGACACTGCACAGTTCCCTCCCGGGATTGCCGGTATGGTGACTGCACGGGGCAGCAAAACCGCTCATGCGGCTATTATGGCTCGTACATTGGGTATCCCGGCTGTGCTGGGACTGGGAGCCTCTCTCGATGAGATCAAAGAAGGCGATACCATCATCTTGGACGGCGAGAGCGGAGCAGTTACCTTAAACCCAGATGACGCCAACCGACGCCAAGCAGAAGCTACGATCAAGCAACAACAAGAAATACGGGAACAGGCGCTTTCACAGGCAAATGAAGATGCATACACCGCCGACGGCAAGCGCGTACAGGTGTTAGCCAACATCGGCAGTCCCGCCGATGTTGACGCCGCCCTCCAAAATGGAGCCGAAGGGGTCGGCCTCTTCCGCACCGAATTTCTCTATCTGGAAAACGACCATTGGCCGACAGAAGAAGAACAGTACCAGGCTTATCGCAAAGTGCTGGAAGCCTTCGCTGACAAACCCGTCGTGATCCGCACCTTGGATATCGGCGGTGACAAGGATCTCCCCTATGCCAAACTGCCCAAAGAAGAAAACCCGTTTCTCGGTCATCGGGCAATCCGCTTTTGCCTGGCCAATCCGGACATCTTTAAAACGCAATTGCGGGCGTTGTTGCGTGCAGGCGTCCACGGCGACCTGTGGGTAATGTTTCCGATGGTGGAAAACTTATCGGAAGTGCGCCAAGCCAAATCCCTCTTAAGCGAATGCCGGCAAGAGCTGGAACTAGCGGGAATCGAGGTGGCCGCTTCCATCCAGATCGGCATCATGATCGAAGTCCCCGCCGCCGCCGTCAACGCCGATCAATTGGCTAAAGAAGTGGACTTTATGAGTATCGGCACCAATGATCTGACCCAATATACTCTTGCCGCTGACCGGGGGAACGAACTGGTGGCCCATCTGTACGATGCCGCCCATCCCGCCGTATTGCGTTTGGTTAAAAAGACTTGCGACGCCGCCCATGAAGCCGGCATCATCGCTGGCATGTGCGGCGAATTGGCCGGTGATCCCAAAATGACGGAAATCCTCGTCGGACTCGGTCTACACGAACTCTCCATGAGTGCCGGCGCCATTCCCGAAGTGAAGGTAAGCGTACGGCAAGTATCATCAAACGAAGCACACCAACTGGCGGATGAAGTGTTGTTGGCGGAAGATGGTGATCAAGTCCGGGCAATTGCGGAAAAAACCAATAGTTGA
- a CDS encoding HPr family phosphocarrier protein: MVEQQLTITNQTGLHARPAAQLVKEAGQFSSQIYLVKDGKQADAKSLLGVMSLAIRGGEEITIRAEGEDEKEAVQALTQWIENELTN; the protein is encoded by the coding sequence ATGGTAGAACAACAATTGACGATAACCAATCAGACGGGTCTACATGCGCGACCTGCGGCGCAGCTGGTCAAAGAAGCAGGGCAATTTTCCAGCCAGATCTATCTGGTTAAAGACGGTAAACAAGCAGATGCCAAAAGCCTCTTGGGCGTGATGTCCCTCGCCATTCGCGGCGGGGAAGAAATAACCATCCGGGCGGAAGGGGAGGATGAAAAAGAAGCGGTGCAAGCGCTCACCCAATGGATTGAAAATGAACTGACCAACTGA
- a CDS encoding DUF2512 family protein, producing MNWLLKIIMYTVLIHSLQWLLPEFHYSHWTATVVVALFLATVGHFADQWVLPRLGNPISSIMGGLFIIGTVWAAQFLYPGSTVPLSVAAVIGIVLGVVEARMHQEILRNRKERLP from the coding sequence TTGAATTGGTTGCTGAAAATCATTATGTATACGGTACTTATCCACAGTCTGCAATGGTTACTGCCGGAGTTTCATTATTCCCATTGGACGGCAACCGTTGTAGTCGCTTTATTTTTAGCAACGGTGGGACATTTCGCTGATCAATGGGTCCTGCCCCGATTGGGTAATCCCATATCCAGTATCATGGGCGGATTGTTTATCATCGGAACGGTATGGGCGGCACAATTTTTATATCCGGGATCCACTGTTCCCCTTTCCGTGGCGGCAGTGATAGGAATTGTGTTAGGCGTGGTGGAAGCCCGGATGCACCAAGAAATTTTGAGAAATAGAAAAGAACGGTTGCCGTGA
- a CDS encoding helix-turn-helix domain-containing protein, translated as MWVEIGNQLRQARESSGLSFKEIQEKTQIDTVSLNALESGDFDKIGSAFTVRSYIRAYAKQVGLEPTYLLKRYRPDQTGMMQAVDLQGTAQYHLAALNSDNVQETDSFKTLPTTPPSNDDEYDPFKNHPDRQYDNQEEAYDPYASMSSHSDEKVPSRSTGKRQSLSRDSGLQLPAKKSNTGKFPPIETDPTRSDRYSEQGTSESSRSSRIRRGGYDHEPIPDTGWEGYQETAASEEEISGWNSIEPLSRSDRNSTLSRRSSTTMPSVGEGGWDEMSTLSRSRSGRERAVPPSEPIANPPALLNHANDQRGLSRSGRRKQVVDRGKKAGMWIAQKKWTYVAIAVAILLIPMSVLAYNSIKEPSDSEASANPDQNNTVNSTGTETGDASQEGKASVVTVNQSSTLGEYKLSQPDTIAIKFKALGNGSWIQIREEQNPDAPYIKDFTLQPGEEFPYNHAQNASNDVWITIGQPENVAITINGQDVETVKSVHVARE; from the coding sequence GTGTGGGTAGAGATCGGAAACCAACTCAGACAAGCGAGGGAGTCAAGCGGGCTCTCTTTTAAAGAGATCCAAGAAAAGACACAGATTGATACCGTTTCCCTTAATGCCCTCGAGAGTGGGGATTTTGACAAAATAGGGAGTGCTTTTACCGTCCGCTCATATATTCGTGCATACGCGAAGCAGGTAGGGTTGGAGCCGACTTATCTGCTGAAACGTTACCGTCCGGATCAGACGGGGATGATGCAAGCGGTCGATCTACAGGGAACGGCTCAGTATCATCTCGCCGCCCTAAACTCTGATAATGTCCAAGAAACGGACTCATTTAAAACATTACCAACGACTCCTCCCAGTAATGATGATGAGTATGATCCCTTTAAAAACCACCCCGATCGACAATATGACAATCAAGAAGAGGCATACGACCCATACGCGTCAATGTCTTCCCACAGCGATGAAAAGGTGCCCTCCCGTTCGACGGGCAAAAGGCAATCGCTATCGCGTGATTCCGGATTGCAACTGCCTGCAAAAAAATCGAACACAGGAAAGTTTCCGCCTATCGAGACGGATCCAACAAGAAGCGATCGATACAGTGAACAGGGCACTTCAGAATCTTCCCGCTCTTCCAGAATCCGACGGGGTGGGTATGACCACGAACCGATTCCCGATACCGGTTGGGAGGGTTATCAAGAAACGGCTGCTTCAGAGGAGGAGATCTCCGGTTGGAATTCCATTGAACCACTCTCCCGCTCCGATCGCAACTCGACTTTATCCCGCCGCTCCTCAACCACGATGCCCTCTGTAGGAGAGGGAGGATGGGATGAGATGTCGACACTATCCCGCTCCCGCTCGGGGCGTGAGCGAGCCGTCCCCCCCTCAGAGCCGATTGCCAACCCTCCCGCTTTACTCAATCATGCAAATGATCAGAGAGGCCTTTCCCGCAGCGGACGGAGGAAACAGGTGGTTGATCGGGGCAAAAAAGCCGGTATGTGGATCGCGCAAAAGAAGTGGACATATGTGGCAATTGCTGTTGCTATTTTGTTGATTCCGATGTCGGTATTGGCCTATAACAGCATAAAGGAGCCTTCCGACTCAGAGGCGAGTGCCAATCCGGACCAAAATAATACGGTCAACTCTACCGGAACCGAGACGGGCGATGCATCTCAGGAAGGGAAGGCATCCGTGGTGACGGTTAATCAATCGTCAACCTTAGGAGAGTACAAGCTGAGCCAACCAGATACCATTGCGATCAAATTTAAAGCATTGGGCAACGGCAGTTGGATTCAAATCCGGGAAGAACAAAATCCTGATGCACCTTATATTAAGGATTTTACCCTGCAGCCAGGAGAGGAATTCCCCTACAATCATGCCCAAAACGCTTCCAATGATGTCTGGATTACCATCGGACAGCCTGAAAATGTAGCGATAACGATTAACGGTCAAGATGTAGAAACCGTCAAATCCGTACATGTAGCTAGAGAGTAG
- a CDS encoding C40 family peptidase — translation MQKTNWLKKGLISAVAFTLVGAALPGASYASTSAKSTNSDQLIQQIFAQVGLRTPSIQQPASNGKTSVTDQPQTTPQADSNQTATPQTEDSQTATPEAGDSQTTSPETTESNQPATNNQTAAPQQTQAQASFGDRIIKTGEKYMGTPYKFGARSGQTSNFDCSSFVQYVFGQNGVKLPRTSSQQSKVGTEVSRNQLQKGDLVFFKLRGSNGRIAHVGIYAGNGKLLHTWGSGGVRYDKMSAAWLDWGFVKATRVTSNN, via the coding sequence ATGCAAAAAACAAATTGGTTGAAAAAAGGGTTAATCAGTGCTGTCGCATTTACTTTAGTAGGTGCCGCTCTGCCTGGAGCCAGCTATGCCAGCACTTCCGCTAAGTCCACGAATTCTGATCAATTGATCCAACAGATCTTCGCCCAAGTAGGACTAAGGACGCCTTCGATACAGCAACCTGCTTCCAACGGCAAAACCTCTGTCACGGATCAACCGCAAACCACTCCACAAGCAGACAGCAACCAAACGGCTACTCCGCAAACTGAGGATAGTCAAACGGCTACTCCGGAAGCCGGGGATAGCCAAACGACTTCACCGGAAACGACAGAAAGCAACCAGCCTGCAACCAATAACCAAACGGCTGCCCCGCAGCAAACACAGGCACAAGCCAGTTTTGGTGACCGGATTATTAAAACAGGTGAAAAATATATGGGAACTCCTTACAAATTCGGAGCCCGTTCCGGACAAACGAGTAACTTCGACTGCTCCTCCTTTGTGCAATATGTATTTGGTCAAAACGGGGTAAAACTTCCCCGGACGTCCTCTCAACAATCGAAAGTTGGAACAGAAGTTTCTCGTAACCAGTTGCAAAAAGGAGATCTCGTCTTCTTTAAACTGCGCGGCAGCAACGGTCGGATTGCTCATGTGGGCATCTATGCAGGCAACGGCAAACTGTTGCACACCTGGGGTTCCGGCGGTGTTCGCTATGACAAAATGAGTGCCGCTTGGCTGGATTGGGGATTTGTTAAAGCAACCCGTGTTACCTCGAATAACTAA